From a region of the Tenggerimyces flavus genome:
- the rsmG gene encoding 16S rRNA (guanine(527)-N(7))-methyltransferase RsmG, which produces MVERFAVLLAGPGVERGLIGPREVDRLWDRHLLNCGLLAEAIGPDRLVCDLGSGAGLPGIVLAAMRPDLRVTLLEPLLRRTEFLAEALDELGLSNARVVRSRAEDHEGRYDTVTARAVAPLDRLAAWALPLCRPGGEVLAIKGERAAAELEAVTGQLPTLGASEGEIRQYGVELVTPVLTVVRLVAAERAMRQAGAGASSVRRRGRRGEAR; this is translated from the coding sequence ATGGTGGAGCGCTTCGCTGTGCTGCTTGCCGGCCCGGGCGTCGAACGCGGCCTGATCGGACCTCGCGAGGTCGATCGGCTGTGGGACCGGCATCTCCTCAACTGTGGATTGTTGGCCGAGGCGATCGGCCCGGATCGGCTAGTCTGCGATCTCGGTTCGGGTGCTGGACTGCCCGGAATCGTGCTGGCCGCGATGCGGCCCGATCTGCGAGTGACCTTGTTGGAGCCGCTGCTGCGGCGGACCGAGTTCCTCGCCGAAGCCCTGGACGAGCTTGGATTGTCCAATGCTCGGGTAGTCCGTTCCCGAGCGGAGGATCATGAGGGTCGGTACGACACCGTGACCGCACGGGCGGTCGCGCCGTTGGACCGGTTGGCGGCTTGGGCGCTTCCGCTGTGTCGACCAGGGGGCGAAGTCCTGGCGATCAAGGGCGAACGAGCGGCCGCTGAGCTGGAGGCTGTGACGGGCCAGTTGCCGACGCTCGGTGCCTCCGAGGGGGAGATCCGTCAGTACGGCGTCGAGCTGGTGACGCCAGTGTTAACGGTAGTGCGGCTCGTCGCCGCTGAACGAGCGATGCGGCAAGCTGGAGCAGGTGCCTCATCCGTGCGTCGCCGCGGTCGCCGCGGGGAAGCGAGGTAG
- the yidC gene encoding membrane protein insertase YidC: MDTFDTILSPLYFVVSWIIRIFHTVIAPLFGTDSGWTWALSIVGLVIVIRIVLIPLFVRQIRASRSMMTIQPKVKELQKKYGHDRERMGKELMNLYKESGTNPFSSCLPILLQSPIFIALFRVLDGASNGIVRGDGLNQQLVDSLREATIFGAKISDKFIGADNWHVQVVTVVLILCMTATTFTTQRQLMRKNMPPEALTGQYAQQQKLLLYVLPVVFAVGGINFPVGVLIYWFTTNLWTMGQQFWVIRRNPVPGSAAYTEWEKRKKDRAGKGGLLGGLIGGSKAEANGAVNGSVDGAATEAVPAPTTKRVQPQRVPRSKRKGR, encoded by the coding sequence ATGGACACGTTCGACACGATCCTGTCCCCGCTCTACTTCGTGGTGTCGTGGATCATCCGGATCTTCCACACGGTGATCGCGCCGTTGTTCGGGACCGATTCGGGGTGGACCTGGGCGCTGTCGATCGTCGGTCTGGTGATCGTGATCCGGATCGTCCTGATCCCGCTGTTCGTGCGGCAGATCCGTGCCAGCCGCAGCATGATGACGATCCAGCCCAAGGTCAAAGAGCTGCAGAAGAAGTACGGCCACGACCGGGAGCGCATGGGCAAAGAGCTCATGAACCTCTACAAGGAGAGCGGCACCAACCCGTTCTCCTCCTGTCTGCCGATCCTGCTGCAGTCGCCGATCTTCATCGCGCTGTTCCGCGTTCTCGACGGTGCCTCGAACGGCATCGTCCGCGGTGACGGCCTGAACCAGCAGCTGGTCGACTCGCTCCGCGAGGCCACGATCTTCGGCGCCAAGATCTCGGACAAGTTCATCGGTGCCGACAACTGGCACGTGCAGGTCGTGACCGTCGTCCTGATCCTGTGCATGACCGCGACCACGTTCACCACCCAGCGCCAGCTGATGCGCAAGAACATGCCGCCGGAGGCGCTCACCGGTCAGTACGCCCAGCAGCAGAAGCTGCTGCTCTACGTGCTCCCGGTCGTCTTCGCCGTGGGTGGCATCAACTTCCCGGTCGGTGTGCTGATCTACTGGTTCACCACCAACCTGTGGACGATGGGCCAGCAGTTCTGGGTGATCCGACGCAACCCGGTCCCCGGCTCGGCGGCGTACACCGAGTGGGAGAAGCGGAAGAAGGACCGGGCAGGCAAGGGCGGCCTGCTGGGCGGACTCATCGGTGGTTCCAAGGCTGAGGCGAACGGTGCCGTCAACGGCAGCGTCGACGGCGCCGCGACCGAGGCCGTTCCGGCGCCCACCACGAAGCGGGTTCAGCCACAGCGCGTGCCGAGGAGCAAGCGCAAAGGACGTTGA
- the yidD gene encoding membrane protein insertion efficiency factor YidD: MPTVKTVLVLLLKGYRTFISPLYGQVCRYYPSCSAYALEAVQRHGALRGSWLALRRLGRCHPWTPGGYDPVPPVRSHSHGPHTVTAGVSHTDRGA, translated from the coding sequence GTGCCAACCGTGAAGACCGTGCTCGTCCTGCTGCTCAAGGGCTACCGGACGTTCATCAGCCCGCTCTATGGGCAGGTCTGCCGGTACTACCCCTCCTGTTCGGCGTACGCGCTGGAGGCGGTCCAACGACACGGTGCGCTTCGCGGCAGCTGGCTCGCGCTTCGCCGCCTCGGTCGCTGCCATCCTTGGACTCCCGGTGGCTACGACCCCGTCCCTCCCGTCCGCTCTCATTCGCACGGTCCGCATACTGTGACGGCCGGCGTTTCTCACACCGACCGAGGTGCTTGA
- the rpmH gene encoding 50S ribosomal protein L34: MKRTFQPNNRKRHKTHGFRLRMRTRAGRAILAARRRKGRARLAA, from the coding sequence ATGAAGCGCACGTTCCAGCCGAACAACCGCAAGCGGCACAAGACCCACGGCTTCCGGCTGCGGATGCGCACGCGCGCGGGCCGGGCCATTCTCGCCGCGCGTCGGCGCAAGGGGCGCGCCCGTCTCGCCGCCTGA
- a CDS encoding ParA family protein, whose translation MTSASTNSSGTDVMPPPVDADELDRSQLASEIRVPSFGPPLPKPDRTRVLVVANQKGGVGKTTTSVNLAAALAACGARVLVIDLDPQGNASTALGVEHHRGIPSIYESVVDGEPLAEFVHPVPGFPTLFAVPATIDLAGAELELASVVARESRLKGVLNTYLAETTEAGQRFDYVLIDCPPSLGLLTINALVAGEEVLVPIQCEYYALEGVGALIQTVDLVRSQLNPGLDTTTVLLTMFDARTRLSAQVAENAREFLGDKVLKTAIPRSVRISEAPSFGQTVMTWDPTSSGALSYLEAARELATQPPRSRSASALSSSQ comes from the coding sequence GTGACCTCCGCCTCCACGAACTCCAGCGGGACCGACGTGATGCCGCCGCCGGTCGATGCCGACGAGCTCGACCGCTCGCAGCTCGCGTCGGAGATCCGCGTCCCCTCGTTCGGTCCGCCGCTGCCGAAGCCGGACCGGACCCGCGTCCTCGTTGTCGCGAACCAGAAGGGCGGCGTGGGCAAGACCACCACGTCGGTGAACCTGGCCGCCGCCCTCGCCGCGTGCGGTGCGCGGGTGCTCGTGATCGACCTCGACCCGCAGGGCAACGCCTCGACTGCCCTGGGCGTCGAGCACCACCGCGGCATTCCGAGCATCTACGAGTCCGTGGTGGACGGCGAGCCGCTCGCCGAGTTCGTGCACCCCGTACCGGGCTTCCCCACGCTGTTCGCCGTTCCCGCGACCATCGACCTTGCTGGTGCTGAGCTCGAGCTCGCCAGCGTGGTCGCTCGGGAGTCGCGGTTGAAGGGCGTGCTCAACACCTACCTCGCCGAGACGACGGAGGCCGGTCAGCGCTTCGACTACGTGCTGATCGACTGCCCGCCCTCGCTCGGCCTGCTGACGATCAACGCGCTCGTCGCCGGCGAAGAGGTGCTCGTGCCGATCCAGTGCGAGTACTACGCGCTGGAAGGTGTGGGTGCGCTCATCCAGACCGTGGACCTGGTCCGGAGCCAGCTGAACCCTGGCCTCGACACCACCACCGTCCTGCTCACGATGTTCGACGCCCGCACCCGGCTCTCCGCGCAGGTGGCGGAGAACGCACGTGAGTTCCTCGGCGACAAGGTGCTGAAGACCGCGATCCCGCGCTCGGTGCGGATCTCGGAGGCGCCGAGCTTCGGGCAGACGGTGATGACGTGGGACCCGACCTCGTCCGGTGCGCTCTCGTACCTCGAGGCGGCTCGCGAGCTGGCGACACAGCCGCCGCGATCGCGCTCCGCGAGCGCTCTAAGCTCGTCGCAGTAG
- a CDS encoding ParB/RepB/Spo0J family partition protein has protein sequence MTVRRGLGRGLGALIPPAVEKAASVDAGVDAQPATIDGAYFAEVPVDSITPNARQPRQTFDEDAMGELVHSLKEVGLLQPIVVRKLDDERYELVMGERRWRASQLAGLTVIPAIVRETTDDAMLRDALLENLHRAQLNPLEEAAAYGQLLDDFGCTHDELAQRIGRSRPQITNTLRLMKLPATVQRRVAAGVLSAGHARALLGLTDPDEQERLAHRIVAEGLSVRTVEEIVTLGMGGGPQRKAKPPKGPKPVAPKLADLEGRLADRFETRVKVDLGKSKGKITVEFASLDDLERIVTLMDPKTSRSIAS, from the coding sequence GTGACCGTTCGTCGTGGGCTTGGCCGTGGTCTCGGCGCCCTCATCCCGCCGGCCGTGGAGAAGGCCGCCAGCGTCGACGCGGGGGTCGACGCTCAGCCCGCCACCATCGACGGGGCGTACTTCGCCGAAGTGCCCGTCGACTCGATCACCCCGAACGCCCGACAGCCACGCCAGACCTTCGACGAAGACGCGATGGGCGAGCTCGTCCACTCGCTGAAGGAAGTCGGGCTGCTGCAGCCGATCGTCGTTCGCAAGCTGGACGACGAACGGTACGAGCTGGTCATGGGCGAGCGCCGCTGGCGTGCCTCCCAGCTGGCCGGCCTCACGGTCATCCCGGCGATCGTGCGGGAGACGACTGACGACGCGATGCTCCGCGACGCGCTGCTGGAGAACCTGCACCGCGCTCAGCTGAACCCGCTCGAAGAGGCGGCCGCGTACGGGCAGTTGCTCGACGACTTCGGCTGCACCCACGACGAGCTCGCGCAGCGGATCGGTCGCTCGCGTCCGCAGATCACGAACACGCTCCGGCTGATGAAGCTGCCGGCGACCGTGCAGCGCCGCGTCGCCGCCGGCGTGCTGTCGGCGGGACATGCCCGCGCGTTGCTCGGGTTGACCGACCCGGACGAGCAGGAGCGGCTGGCACACCGGATCGTCGCCGAGGGCCTGTCGGTGCGGACGGTCGAGGAGATCGTGACGCTCGGCATGGGCGGCGGACCGCAGCGGAAGGCGAAGCCACCCAAGGGACCGAAGCCGGTGGCGCCGAAGCTCGCCGACCTGGAGGGCCGGCTGGCCGACCGGTTCGAGACGCGGGTGAAGGTCGACCTCGGCAAGTCCAAGGGCAAGATCACCGTCGAGTTCGCATCGCTCGACGACCTCGAGCGCATCGTGACGCTGATGGATCCGAAGACCTCTCGGTCGATCGCTTCCTAG
- the rnpA gene encoding ribonuclease P protein component has product MRRSDDFATAVRRGRRAGRPTLVGHLGRTSEDASALVGFVVNRAVGNAVVRNAVRRRLRHLLRDRLSALEPGSRFVVRALPAAATATTDQLARDLDAVLHTLEGRGRDRASDPSRVTSKARCQP; this is encoded by the coding sequence ATGCGTCGGTCCGACGACTTCGCGACCGCGGTACGCCGTGGCCGCCGGGCCGGTCGTCCTACCCTCGTCGGCCACCTCGGCCGAACGTCGGAGGACGCTTCGGCGTTGGTCGGGTTCGTCGTGAACCGGGCGGTCGGCAACGCGGTGGTTCGGAACGCGGTCCGCCGCCGGCTACGTCATCTGCTTCGCGATCGGCTGTCGGCTCTCGAGCCTGGCAGCCGATTCGTCGTTCGTGCGTTGCCTGCCGCGGCGACCGCGACAACCGATCAGCTGGCTCGGGATCTTGACGCGGTACTCCACACGTTGGAAGGCCGGGGGCGCGATCGCGCCTCGGATCCGTCGCGTGTGACCTCGAAGGCCCGGTGCCAACCGTGA
- a CDS encoding Jag family protein: MTEDQSSVETVEDEVEQVEAVDEVDADESDVAEGETEEVEDDDAEDEDGESKPSVARLENEGDIAADYLEELLDIADLDGDIDLDVESDRALVAVVGGGLDHLVGADGEVLEALQELTRLAVYRETGERSRLMLDIAGHRAQRRSDLITLTEKIVEEVRSTGQAVKLEPMSPFERKVVHDTVAAKGLTSESEGEEPERRVVVQPA, from the coding sequence GTGACCGAGGACCAGTCGAGCGTGGAAACGGTCGAGGACGAGGTCGAGCAGGTCGAGGCCGTCGACGAAGTCGACGCGGACGAGAGTGACGTCGCCGAGGGCGAGACCGAAGAGGTCGAGGACGACGACGCTGAGGATGAGGACGGCGAGTCCAAGCCGTCGGTCGCCCGTCTCGAGAACGAGGGTGACATCGCCGCGGACTACCTCGAGGAACTGCTCGACATCGCCGACCTGGATGGCGATATCGACCTGGACGTGGAGAGCGACCGCGCACTGGTCGCGGTCGTCGGCGGCGGGCTCGACCACCTGGTCGGCGCCGACGGCGAGGTGCTCGAAGCGCTGCAGGAGCTGACCCGGCTGGCCGTGTACCGGGAGACCGGGGAACGCAGCCGACTCATGCTCGACATCGCCGGCCACCGGGCCCAGCGCCGGAGCGACCTGATCACGCTCACCGAGAAGATCGTCGAAGAAGTGCGTTCGACCGGACAGGCCGTGAAGCTCGAGCCGATGTCTCCGTTCGAACGGAAGGTCGTCCACGACACCGTCGCGGCCAAGGGGCTGACGTCGGAGTCGGAGGGCGAAGAGCCCGAGCGCCGGGTCGTCGTTCAGCCGGCCTGA
- a CDS encoding D-alanine--D-alanine ligase family protein, whose translation MSDLGRVLVLAGGLSHEREVSLRSGRRVSDALRSVGLEVDERDVDAALIPSLRNDPPSAVFPLLHGSIGEDGAVREVLDLLGVPYVGSGPAACRVAFDKPVAKTTVLAAGIRTPDSVALPHETFRELGAQAVLERILDRLGLPLVVKPTRGGSALGCTVVREPEELPAAMVGCFAYGEVALLERFVAGTEVTVTVVDTGDGPRALPAVEIVPDGGVYDYAARYNAGATEFVTPARLDDAVATQCAEIALAAHRALGLRDLSRSDLIVDANGAVWFLEVNVAPGMTETSLVPLAVESAGLDLGVICRDLLQLAANRT comes from the coding sequence ATGAGTGACCTCGGTCGTGTCCTCGTTCTCGCCGGCGGCCTCTCGCACGAGCGGGAGGTGTCGCTGCGGTCCGGGCGACGGGTGAGCGACGCGCTGCGTTCGGTCGGCCTCGAGGTCGACGAGCGCGACGTCGACGCGGCGCTGATCCCGTCGCTGCGGAACGATCCCCCGTCCGCGGTGTTCCCGTTGCTGCACGGGTCGATCGGTGAGGACGGCGCCGTACGCGAGGTGCTCGATCTGCTGGGGGTGCCGTACGTCGGTTCTGGTCCGGCGGCGTGCCGGGTCGCGTTCGACAAGCCGGTCGCGAAGACGACGGTGTTGGCGGCGGGCATCCGTACGCCGGACTCGGTGGCGCTCCCCCACGAGACGTTCCGCGAGCTCGGCGCCCAGGCCGTGTTGGAGCGGATCCTCGACCGGCTCGGGTTGCCGTTGGTCGTGAAGCCGACCCGCGGTGGGTCTGCTCTCGGGTGCACGGTGGTGCGCGAGCCGGAGGAGCTACCGGCCGCGATGGTGGGCTGCTTCGCGTACGGCGAGGTCGCTCTGCTCGAACGGTTCGTCGCCGGCACCGAGGTGACGGTCACGGTGGTCGACACCGGGGACGGGCCGCGCGCACTCCCGGCGGTGGAGATCGTGCCGGACGGCGGCGTGTACGACTACGCGGCTCGCTACAACGCGGGTGCGACGGAGTTCGTCACGCCGGCCCGGTTGGACGACGCGGTGGCGACCCAGTGTGCGGAGATCGCGCTCGCCGCGCACCGCGCCCTCGGGCTGCGCGACCTGTCCCGCTCCGACCTGATCGTGGACGCGAACGGTGCGGTCTGGTTCCTCGAGGTGAACGTCGCGCCCGGCATGACCGAGACCTCGCTGGTGCCCCTCGCGGTGGAGTCGGCCGGCCTCGACCTCGGCGTCATCTGCCGCGACCTGCTCCAGTTGGCGGCCAACCGCACCTGA